The Bacillota bacterium genome includes the window GGCTTACGACCCCGGTTCTTGTGGGCGAGGGCGCGCGGCCCGACCTTCTTGAACCCCGCCTTAAGCCGCTTGACCTGCCGCTCGCTCAAGCCCAATGCCTCGGCCACCTCCTTGACCGTCTTGAGGCCCTCAACCGCCTGCCTTATCTCGTAAAGCCGGATCACTTCCTTGTCGCTCAAAGAAAAAATGTCCCCTCTCATGGTGACATTCTCTCAGTCCCACTTAAGGGTGACAATATCACAGTCCAACAACACGCCCGGAGGCTCGTATTGACAGCTCTTTCAACTTGTGGTAGGCTGTAATAGCGATTGTCCCTGGGCGGGTTTGGACGGAGGTGCGAAGCGGAAAAATGCGCGAAATCATCACTCTGGCCTGTGGCGAATGCAAGCGCCGGAACTACACGACGATGAAGAACAAGAAGAATGACCCAAACCGCATCGAGATGAAGAAGTACTGCAAGTGGTGCGGCAAGCACACGGCCCACAAGGAAACTAGATAAACAAGCTTCTTCGTGGTATCATAATAGGGCGGCGAGCGGCGCCTGGGCCGCCGTGGCCGCGACATAGAGACGGCAAGGCCATAAAGGAATAGGCGCGTAGCTCCAATTGGTAGAGCGGCGGTCTCCAAAACCGCATGTTGGGGGTTCGAGTCCCTCCGCGCCTGCAAGCTATCTCTTTTTTGTTTGCGGGCCAAATTTCGGCAAGAATACCCGAAGGGTGTGAACCGAGTGGCGAACTTACGGGGGTGGCT containing:
- a CDS encoding helix-turn-helix domain-containing protein yields the protein MRGDIFSLSDKEVIRLYEIRQAVEGLKTVKEVAEALGLSERQVKRLKAGFKKVGPRALAHKNRGRKP
- the rpmG gene encoding 50S ribosomal protein L33 → MREIITLACGECKRRNYTTMKNKKNDPNRIEMKKYCKWCGKHTAHKETR